A genomic window from Litoreibacter janthinus includes:
- a CDS encoding fumarylacetoacetate hydrolase family protein, with product MKLVRYGDKGAEKPGMIDAGGALRDLSAHVKDIDGVHLSDATLAKLKGLNPEDLPKVDGTPRLGACVGSIGKFLCIGLNYSDHAAETGAAIPEHPILFFKANSAVVGPNDDVMMPRGSTHTDWEVELGVVIGKEAKYVSEADALDYVAGYCVINDVSERHFQTQLTGQWTKGKSCDTFGPTGPWLVTKDEVGDVQNLAMSLDVNGKRMQTGNTNTMIFTVAQIIEHLSGLMTLHPGDVITTGTPPGVGMGIKPEPVYLKKGDVMELTIEGLGTQRQTVGQDA from the coding sequence ATGAAACTTGTAAGGTACGGTGACAAGGGCGCGGAAAAGCCCGGGATGATCGACGCGGGTGGAGCGCTGCGCGATCTGAGCGCGCATGTGAAGGACATCGACGGTGTCCATCTGAGTGACGCGACGCTGGCGAAACTGAAAGGGTTGAACCCAGAGGATTTGCCCAAAGTGGACGGCACGCCGCGGCTTGGGGCCTGCGTTGGCAGCATTGGCAAGTTCTTGTGCATCGGGCTGAATTACTCGGACCATGCGGCTGAAACCGGCGCGGCGATCCCTGAGCATCCTATCTTGTTCTTCAAGGCGAACTCGGCCGTTGTGGGGCCCAATGACGATGTGATGATGCCACGCGGCTCGACCCATACGGATTGGGAAGTCGAGCTTGGTGTGGTGATCGGCAAAGAGGCCAAATACGTCTCCGAGGCGGACGCGCTGGATTATGTGGCGGGCTACTGCGTCATCAATGATGTGTCGGAGCGGCATTTCCAGACACAGCTGACCGGCCAATGGACCAAGGGCAAATCCTGCGACACCTTCGGGCCAACAGGGCCGTGGCTTGTGACCAAGGACGAAGTAGGTGACGTGCAGAACCTTGCCATGTCACTGGATGTCAACGGCAAGCGCATGCAGACCGGCAACACGAATACGATGATCTTCACCGTGGCGCAGATCATTGAGCATCTGTCTGGTCTGATGACCCTGCATCCGGGCGACGTGATCACCACTGGCACCCCTCCGGGTGTTGGCATGGGGATCAAGCCGGAGCCGGTTTATCTTAAGAAGGGCGACGTGATGGAACTGACCATCGAAGGTCTTGGCACACAGCGTCAGACCGTGGGTCAGGACGCATGA
- a CDS encoding IlvD/Edd family dehydratase: MAEKTKLRSQQWFNNPDNQEMTALYLERYLNYGLTREELQSGKPIIGIAQTGSDLSPCNRHHIELTKRVRDGVIAAGGTVIEIPVHPIQETGKRPTAMLDRNLAYLSLVETLFGYPIDGVVLNIGCDKTTPALLMAAATVNIPAIALSVGPMLNGWFKGERTGSGTIVWKAREMQAAGEIDDDGFMDLVASSTPSVGYCNTMGTATTMNSLAEALGMQLPGAAAIPAPYRERGQISYHTGQRIVEMVHEDLRPSDIMTREAFENAIVINSAIGGSTNAPIHLNGVAKHLGIELTNDDWQGIGHKVPLLVNLQPAGKYLGEDYHRAGGVPAVIGELLKAGLLPHPDAVTANGKTMAENCDGVLTGNDDVIYSIDAPMLKDAGFINLKGNLFDSAIMKTSVISAEFRERYLSNPDDPEAFEGRAIVFDGPEDFHKKIDDESLAIDEHCVLIMRGAGPKGYPGGAEVVNMRPPSYLLKKGIHALPCVGDGRQSGTSGSPSILNASPEAADGGGLALVATGDRVRIDLRKCTANMLVDDAELKTRAEKLVNGSIEVPDSQTPWQEIFRAMVRPFSEGMTLEGATKYQDIARKYMPRDNH; encoded by the coding sequence ATGGCCGAGAAGACAAAGCTGAGATCTCAGCAATGGTTCAACAACCCTGACAACCAAGAGATGACCGCGCTGTATCTGGAGCGGTATCTGAATTACGGGCTGACCCGTGAAGAGTTGCAATCGGGCAAACCGATTATCGGGATTGCTCAGACAGGGTCTGATCTGTCTCCGTGCAACCGCCACCATATCGAGCTGACCAAACGAGTGCGCGACGGGGTGATCGCGGCGGGTGGCACGGTGATTGAAATTCCCGTTCATCCAATTCAGGAAACCGGCAAGCGGCCCACCGCGATGCTGGACCGGAACCTGGCATATCTGTCTTTGGTGGAGACGCTGTTTGGCTACCCGATTGACGGCGTGGTTCTGAATATCGGCTGCGACAAGACGACCCCAGCCTTGCTGATGGCGGCAGCGACCGTGAACATTCCGGCGATCGCCCTGAGTGTCGGACCGATGCTGAATGGCTGGTTCAAGGGCGAACGGACCGGATCGGGCACCATCGTGTGGAAAGCGCGCGAGATGCAGGCGGCGGGCGAGATTGATGATGACGGGTTCATGGATCTGGTTGCGTCCTCGACCCCGTCAGTCGGCTATTGCAACACCATGGGAACCGCGACCACGATGAACTCCTTGGCGGAGGCGTTGGGGATGCAACTTCCGGGTGCTGCGGCGATTCCTGCGCCCTATCGCGAACGCGGGCAGATTAGCTACCACACCGGCCAGCGCATTGTGGAAATGGTGCACGAAGACTTAAGACCCTCTGACATCATGACCCGAGAAGCCTTTGAAAACGCTATTGTTATCAATTCGGCCATTGGCGGATCAACGAACGCGCCGATCCATTTGAACGGGGTGGCAAAACACTTAGGCATAGAGCTAACAAACGATGACTGGCAGGGCATCGGCCACAAGGTGCCATTGCTCGTGAACCTGCAACCGGCGGGCAAATATCTGGGCGAGGATTACCACCGCGCGGGGGGCGTGCCTGCGGTGATTGGTGAGTTGCTGAAGGCGGGTTTGTTGCCTCATCCGGACGCGGTCACCGCCAATGGCAAGACCATGGCCGAGAACTGCGACGGGGTTCTGACGGGCAATGACGACGTGATCTATTCGATCGACGCGCCGATGTTGAAGGATGCAGGCTTCATCAACCTGAAGGGCAACTTGTTCGATTCAGCTATCATGAAGACCAGCGTGATTTCCGCGGAGTTTCGCGAGCGCTATCTGTCCAACCCCGACGACCCTGAGGCCTTTGAGGGCCGCGCAATAGTGTTCGACGGACCAGAGGACTTCCACAAAAAGATCGACGACGAAAGTCTTGCGATTGACGAGCACTGTGTCCTGATTATGCGTGGCGCGGGGCCGAAGGGCTATCCGGGCGGCGCTGAGGTGGTGAACATGCGGCCGCCCTCTTACCTGCTGAAGAAGGGCATCCACGCGCTGCCTTGTGTTGGCGATGGGCGACAGTCAGGGACCTCGGGTTCCCCCTCGATCCTGAATGCCTCGCCCGAAGCGGCAGATGGCGGCGGGCTGGCTTTGGTAGCTACAGGGGATCGCGTGCGGATCGACTTGCGCAAGTGCACTGCCAACATGCTGGTGGACGACGCCGAACTGAAAACACGGGCCGAAAAACTTGTGAACGGCTCTATCGAGGTGCCGGACAGCCAGACGCCTTGGCAGGAAATCTTCCGTGCCATGGTGCGTCCGTTCTCGGAAGGGATGACGCTGGAAGGCGCCACGAAATACCAAGACATTGCGCGGAAATATATGCCGCGCGACAACCACTAG
- a CDS encoding SDR family oxidoreductase, protein MGHQRLAGKRAIVTAAAQGIGRASALAMANEGATVFATDINADALADLNHDNIETFVLNVRDVQSVKDGIARAQPDVLFNCAGFVHHGTALDATDEDWDFAFDLNVRSMWRMMKAALPGMLERGGGSIVNMSSACSSVIGAPNRFIYGTTKAAVIGMTKSVALDYIKQGIRCNCICPGTVESPSWHDRVKALGEQVGSYEEAKKQFVERQPMGRVATADEIAALVVYLASDESGFTTGQPHVIDGGWSG, encoded by the coding sequence TTGGGACATCAACGGCTTGCTGGAAAACGCGCAATTGTCACGGCGGCAGCGCAGGGGATCGGGCGTGCGTCGGCCTTGGCGATGGCAAATGAAGGCGCGACGGTATTTGCAACCGATATTAATGCCGACGCCCTAGCTGATTTGAACCACGACAATATCGAAACCTTCGTGCTGAATGTGCGCGATGTGCAGTCGGTCAAGGACGGGATTGCGCGGGCACAGCCGGACGTCTTGTTCAACTGCGCGGGCTTCGTGCATCACGGCACGGCGCTGGACGCCACTGACGAGGACTGGGACTTCGCCTTTGACCTGAATGTGCGGTCCATGTGGCGGATGATGAAGGCCGCCCTTCCGGGGATGCTGGAGCGCGGCGGCGGCTCGATTGTTAATATGTCGAGCGCCTGTTCGAGCGTCATTGGCGCGCCCAACCGGTTCATCTACGGCACCACCAAAGCGGCTGTCATCGGGATGACGAAATCCGTGGCGCTGGACTACATCAAGCAAGGAATTCGATGTAACTGCATCTGTCCCGGCACTGTGGAGAGCCCCAGCTGGCATGACCGCGTGAAGGCCTTGGGCGAGCAGGTTGGCAGCTACGAGGAAGCCAAGAAGCAGTTTGTGGAGCGCCAGCCTATGGGCCGCGTTGCGACCGCGGACGAGATTGCGGCCCTGGTGGTCTATCTTGCGAGCGACGAGAGCGGATTTACCACGGGCCAACCTCATGTCATCGACGGAGGGTGGTCCGGCTGA
- a CDS encoding NAD(P)-dependent oxidoreductase, with protein sequence MLFTLKGLAYCYRKHVIQAWTGTSMPDHKIALLGTGLMGAHMARNIAKVGFPLAVWNRSRSKAEPLAAVGATVHDTVADAVAGADIVISMLADGVVVGGLVTDAEVTGAMKPGALWIDMSSAKPEEARAQAAHLAGLGFAHLDAPVSGGTKGAEAATLAIMAGGEADAFAHATPVLEAMGRPVHVGPTGSGQLSKLANQAIVAVTIAAVAEAMLLVQKGGADPAAVRAALKGGFADSTILQQHGERMTEGNFVPGGLSKFQLKDLDNLLNESGQLGLTLPVAEMTRDRFADFVENMDGADKDHSGLYLELLKRNGMDA encoded by the coding sequence ATGCTTTTCACGCTCAAAGGCTTGGCCTACTGTTATCGCAAACACGTAATCCAAGCTTGGACGGGGACATCAATGCCAGACCACAAAATCGCGCTGCTCGGGACGGGCCTTATGGGCGCTCACATGGCGCGCAATATCGCTAAAGTCGGCTTCCCTCTGGCCGTCTGGAACCGCTCGCGCAGCAAGGCAGAGCCTTTGGCCGCCGTCGGCGCGACAGTGCATGATACCGTGGCTGACGCTGTGGCGGGCGCAGATATTGTCATCTCCATGCTGGCCGACGGCGTTGTGGTAGGCGGGCTGGTTACAGACGCCGAAGTGACTGGCGCCATGAAGCCCGGCGCGCTGTGGATCGACATGTCTTCGGCCAAGCCGGAAGAGGCTCGCGCGCAGGCCGCGCATCTGGCGGGGCTGGGCTTTGCCCATCTCGACGCGCCCGTGTCCGGCGGCACCAAGGGGGCGGAGGCCGCGACTCTTGCCATCATGGCGGGCGGGGAGGCTGACGCCTTTGCCCATGCGACCCCCGTTCTGGAAGCCATGGGCCGTCCGGTCCATGTCGGCCCGACAGGCTCCGGCCAACTGTCCAAGCTTGCAAACCAAGCGATCGTTGCAGTGACCATCGCCGCGGTCGCCGAAGCCATGTTGCTGGTCCAGAAAGGCGGGGCCGATCCCGCCGCCGTGCGCGCGGCCCTCAAGGGCGGTTTCGCCGACAGCACCATCCTGCAACAGCATGGCGAGCGGATGACCGAAGGCAACTTCGTCCCCGGCGGGCTGTCCAAGTTCCAACTCAAGGACCTCGACAATCTGCTCAACGAATCCGGCCAGCTTGGCCTGACGCTTCCGGTGGCCGAGATGACCCGCGACCGCTTTGCTGATTTCGTCGAGAACATGGATGGCGCCGACAAGGACCATTCCGGCCTCTACCTTGAACTCTTAAAACGCAACGGGATGGACGCATGA
- the denD gene encoding D-erythronate dehydrogenase: MRALILGGGGMVGQKLARHIAVHGLDGQQVKLTLHDIAFPPAPIAGAEQINGSIADAGTPEALAKTKPDVIFHLASIVSGEAEADFAKGWAVNMHPTWALLEALRAEHEADPSYRPRIVFTSSIAVFGGPYPDKISDTFLSAPQTSYGAQKSICETMISDFSRKGFVDGISIRLPTICVRPGKPNAAASSFFSGIIREPLNGQEALLPVADTTRHWHASPRSATGFLTHAATLDTDRLEGRRALNLPGVSCTVAEQIEALRELAGNDVVKLIKPKPDPVIQKIVEGWPRNFEPERALALGFKAESSFKEIIQVYLDDDLNRPT; the protein is encoded by the coding sequence ATGAGGGCCCTCATCCTTGGTGGCGGTGGCATGGTCGGCCAAAAGCTGGCCCGCCACATCGCGGTGCATGGGCTGGACGGCCAGCAGGTCAAGCTGACCCTGCATGACATCGCCTTCCCACCGGCCCCGATTGCAGGTGCCGAGCAGATCAATGGGTCTATCGCCGATGCAGGCACGCCAGAGGCATTGGCCAAAACGAAGCCTGACGTGATTTTCCACCTTGCGTCCATCGTGTCGGGCGAGGCAGAGGCGGATTTCGCAAAAGGCTGGGCGGTCAACATGCACCCGACTTGGGCTTTGCTCGAAGCCCTACGGGCCGAGCATGAGGCGGACCCAAGCTATCGCCCGCGCATTGTCTTCACCTCGTCCATCGCCGTGTTCGGCGGGCCGTATCCCGACAAGATCAGCGACACCTTCCTGTCCGCGCCGCAAACCAGCTATGGGGCGCAAAAGTCGATCTGCGAGACGATGATCTCCGACTTTTCGCGCAAGGGGTTTGTCGACGGCATTTCCATCCGCCTTCCCACGATCTGCGTGCGGCCCGGCAAGCCGAATGCTGCGGCATCGTCATTTTTCTCGGGCATCATTCGCGAACCGCTGAACGGGCAGGAGGCGCTTTTGCCTGTCGCCGACACGACCCGCCACTGGCACGCCAGTCCGCGTTCTGCCACTGGGTTCCTGACCCATGCCGCGACGCTCGACACCGATCGGCTGGAAGGGCGTCGCGCCTTGAATCTGCCAGGCGTCAGTTGCACCGTGGCTGAACAGATCGAAGCGCTGCGGGAACTCGCGGGCAATGATGTGGTGAAGCTGATTAAGCCAAAGCCCGATCCGGTGATCCAGAAAATCGTCGAAGGCTGGCCACGAAATTTTGAACCCGAGCGCGCGCTGGCGCTGGGCTTCAAGGCCGAAAGCAGCTTCAAGGAAATCATTCAGGTCTATCTGGACGATGACTTGAACCGCCCCACCTGA
- a CDS encoding GntR family transcriptional regulator, with protein MSNAVTASKMETPEIYADLHRKLVTAQFDHGEKLKPEDLRQTYGCSANTIREVLFRLSTVGLVSFEEQRGFRARSTSRERQHDLTQFRILLEQEGVSLSIKHGDIEWEARLSAAHHKLSHIESEVRRTGTVERLLPLWSNAEWEFHDTLISACNSPLLRETYKTIYDQFRQQLVSRVTNYGYYPDNIEEHQSILEAALARDEALCRQHIHDHLARNMISDR; from the coding sequence ATGTCGAATGCCGTGACCGCCTCGAAGATGGAAACGCCTGAAATCTATGCCGATCTTCACAGGAAACTGGTCACTGCGCAGTTCGATCATGGCGAAAAGCTGAAGCCCGAGGACCTGCGCCAGACCTATGGCTGTTCGGCAAATACGATTCGAGAAGTGCTGTTTCGCCTATCCACCGTCGGCTTGGTTTCTTTCGAGGAACAGCGAGGCTTTCGCGCGCGCAGCACCTCGCGCGAACGGCAGCATGACCTGACCCAGTTCCGAATCCTCTTGGAACAGGAAGGCGTCAGCCTGTCGATCAAACATGGCGATATCGAGTGGGAAGCGCGTCTGTCCGCCGCGCATCACAAACTTAGTCATATCGAGTCAGAAGTCCGACGGACCGGCACCGTCGAGCGGTTGCTGCCTCTCTGGTCCAACGCCGAATGGGAATTTCACGACACGCTGATTTCGGCGTGCAACTCCCCCCTGCTCCGGGAAACCTACAAGACAATCTACGACCAATTCCGCCAGCAGCTGGTGTCGCGGGTCACCAATTACGGCTACTACCCAGACAACATCGAAGAGCACCAATCGATACTGGAAGCCGCACTGGCGCGCGATGAAGCGCTGTGCCGACAGCACATCCACGACCACCTTGCCCGCAACATGATTTCGGACCGCTAG
- a CDS encoding TRAP transporter substrate-binding protein — MKFLKSAAGSAAAVALLTTGAMAQTTNLRIQTHYAPESISGKLATEYVENIQAMSGGEISVEMFYASSVVKSVETFDAAASGILDCDMTGGGYQTGKNPAFQFVGDIMGGYDTPYQQLSWLYYGGGLEAAAQLYNKYDMELIGWWVYGQESFASTKPIAKVADFKNWKFRSPPGMETKIFEKLGASPIVMDFTEIFTALETGIIDGADASGLANNKSMGLYDIAKYANFPGFHSMPSDHLACNKAVFDAMPEAHQRIMKVAMESLALRTALTFEKLNAESAAELRANGVTLSRWGDEDMAEFRAAAQATWPEFATTPEAKALVESHLGYLTQLGLVSK; from the coding sequence ATGAAGTTTCTGAAATCCGCCGCGGGCTCTGCCGCGGCTGTCGCATTGTTGACAACTGGCGCGATGGCTCAAACCACCAATCTGCGCATCCAAACGCACTACGCGCCTGAATCAATCTCCGGCAAGCTGGCAACAGAGTATGTGGAAAACATTCAAGCAATGTCCGGCGGCGAAATCTCCGTAGAGATGTTCTACGCGTCATCCGTTGTGAAATCGGTTGAAACCTTCGACGCGGCCGCATCCGGCATTCTGGATTGCGACATGACTGGCGGCGGCTACCAGACTGGTAAGAACCCTGCGTTCCAATTCGTGGGCGACATCATGGGCGGCTACGACACGCCGTACCAGCAGCTGTCTTGGTTGTATTATGGCGGCGGTCTGGAAGCCGCGGCCCAGCTCTACAACAAGTATGACATGGAGCTGATTGGCTGGTGGGTTTACGGTCAGGAGAGCTTTGCGTCGACCAAGCCAATCGCCAAGGTTGCGGACTTCAAGAACTGGAAGTTCCGTTCGCCTCCCGGCATGGAAACTAAGATCTTCGAAAAGCTGGGTGCATCGCCGATCGTGATGGACTTCACCGAGATCTTTACCGCGCTGGAAACCGGCATCATTGACGGTGCTGACGCCTCCGGTTTGGCAAACAACAAGTCGATGGGCCTGTATGACATCGCCAAATATGCCAACTTCCCTGGCTTCCACTCGATGCCGTCGGATCACCTCGCATGTAACAAAGCAGTGTTCGACGCAATGCCAGAAGCTCATCAGCGGATCATGAAAGTTGCAATGGAGTCGCTGGCTCTGCGCACCGCGCTGACCTTCGAAAAGCTGAACGCAGAATCCGCAGCCGAGCTTCGTGCCAATGGCGTGACCCTGTCGCGTTGGGGTGATGAAGACATGGCTGAGTTCCGTGCAGCGGCACAAGCAACATGGCCTGAGTTCGCAACCACACCTGAAGCCAAGGCTCTGGTTGAAAGCCACTTGGGTTATCTGACCCAACTGGGCCTCGTGTCCAAGTAA
- a CDS encoding TRAP transporter small permease subunit, translated as MSNATEHPKSGSMIEWVMPLAFIAAAAWLTWHMPVFILDFGGPNDQLSALYASLDLTPNMHTPLSPNADIVDWVALIAVPILFVFGVRTVRLAPMEFQSWRAADRSSVFIGRVTMMLVVLLTSVMMFEVVLRYVFEAPTLWANELSLWLAGFVFLCAGLYAMQQRSHIRIFLLYDLMPRFVQRVCDVVSTALIVTFAFFLVYGGYGEAFTKFMRWETFGTAFDPPIPATLKPTVLIVVSLVAVQAIVNLISDWNAEPVMHSAADDIDQDEIERLKKAVGVEGVGDMDVTRGSIQSGAAQTKAGQD; from the coding sequence ATGAGCAACGCGACAGAACACCCGAAATCCGGCAGCATGATCGAGTGGGTCATGCCATTGGCGTTTATTGCCGCGGCAGCTTGGCTGACATGGCACATGCCCGTCTTCATCCTTGATTTCGGCGGCCCGAACGACCAGCTTTCCGCGCTCTATGCCTCGCTTGATCTGACGCCCAACATGCATACGCCGTTGTCGCCAAATGCCGACATCGTCGATTGGGTCGCGCTGATCGCGGTGCCGATTCTGTTTGTCTTCGGGGTGCGCACGGTGCGGCTCGCGCCGATGGAGTTTCAAAGCTGGCGCGCCGCCGACCGCTCCTCGGTGTTCATTGGTCGGGTGACCATGATGCTGGTGGTCTTGCTCACCTCGGTGATGATGTTCGAGGTGGTGCTGCGCTACGTGTTCGAAGCGCCGACGCTTTGGGCAAACGAGTTATCGCTTTGGCTGGCGGGCTTCGTGTTCTTGTGCGCAGGTCTTTATGCAATGCAGCAGCGCAGCCACATCCGGATATTCCTGCTGTACGATCTGATGCCGCGCTTCGTGCAACGGGTCTGCGACGTCGTGTCGACCGCTTTGATCGTCACGTTCGCCTTCTTCTTGGTCTATGGCGGTTACGGCGAGGCGTTCACCAAGTTTATGCGGTGGGAGACTTTCGGCACTGCCTTTGACCCGCCCATCCCCGCGACATTGAAACCGACGGTTTTGATCGTGGTGTCGCTGGTTGCCGTGCAAGCAATCGTCAATCTGATCTCGGACTGGAACGCAGAGCCGGTCATGCACTCTGCGGCCGACGACATCGACCAAGACGAAATTGAGCGGCTGAAAAAGGCCGTTGGCGTCGAGGGCGTTGGCGACATGGACGTCACCCGTGGCTCAATTCAATCGGGCGCGGCCCAAACGAAGGCAGGGCAAGACTAA
- a CDS encoding TRAP transporter large permease, with product MDIGTISMVLLLGLMVLLAIGMPLGFASAILAVLVLVMKFEPTLLSNPFTFGDGILTGRPGSGPLNILAQKIYGLLTDYVLISIPLFIFMAALLERSGIAKDMYSSLNVWLNRTRGGIAIVTSIMAVIMAAMSGIIGGEVVLLGLIALPQMLRLGYNQNLAIGTICASGCLGTMIPPSIVLIIYGLITETSIKALFTASFLPGFMLASFIIIYIIVRTQLNPDDAPLPEPDEGEPQGVEKLMLFLAFLSRLVSGFATFFFLRVLFFEFSGQNASNTGADIRFGTMDYAPWFGGAVVVTLLLSYFVFGRERSRLGWQMGKGLVPPIIIIGVVLGSIYMGITGITEAAGMGAVAVLVMSAFRGEASFDLVWDSLMRTLKSTGTIIWVTIGAAALAGAYTIAGGPVFVADLVVGSDLPSMGIILLMMLILLFMGAFMDWVGIVLLIIPVFLPIVQRLPIEDIGLLGDLNPRHVAIWFGVVFCMNMQVSFLSPPFGPAAFYLKSVAPAHISLTDIFKGFLPFIGIQLVALSVLLIYPPIVSILLP from the coding sequence ATGGATATCGGAACAATCTCTATGGTGTTGCTGCTGGGTCTGATGGTCCTGCTGGCCATCGGTATGCCGCTTGGCTTTGCCTCTGCCATCCTCGCCGTGCTGGTGCTGGTGATGAAATTCGAGCCGACGCTGCTGTCCAACCCCTTCACCTTCGGCGACGGGATTCTGACCGGAAGGCCGGGGTCTGGGCCACTCAACATTCTGGCGCAGAAGATATACGGGCTCTTAACGGACTATGTGCTCATATCCATCCCGCTGTTTATCTTCATGGCGGCGCTGCTTGAACGCTCCGGCATTGCGAAGGATATGTATTCCTCGCTCAATGTCTGGTTGAACCGCACCCGGGGCGGCATCGCCATCGTGACCTCGATCATGGCCGTTATTATGGCCGCGATGTCCGGTATCATCGGCGGTGAAGTTGTGCTGTTGGGCCTGATCGCGCTGCCGCAAATGCTGCGCTTGGGCTATAACCAGAACCTCGCCATCGGCACGATCTGTGCCTCTGGCTGTCTGGGCACCATGATCCCGCCTTCGATCGTGCTCATCATCTACGGTCTGATCACCGAGACGTCGATCAAAGCGCTGTTCACCGCGTCCTTCTTGCCGGGCTTCATGCTGGCGTCTTTCATCATCATCTATATCATTGTTCGCACGCAGCTGAACCCGGACGACGCGCCTCTGCCAGAACCCGACGAGGGCGAGCCGCAAGGCGTTGAAAAGCTCATGCTGTTCCTCGCGTTCCTGTCGCGGCTGGTGTCGGGCTTTGCGACCTTCTTTTTCCTGCGGGTTCTGTTTTTCGAGTTCTCTGGCCAAAACGCTTCGAACACTGGCGCCGATATCCGCTTCGGGACGATGGACTATGCCCCGTGGTTCGGCGGCGCCGTGGTCGTGACGCTGCTGTTGAGCTACTTCGTTTTCGGTCGCGAGCGGTCGCGCTTGGGCTGGCAGATGGGCAAGGGGCTGGTGCCACCGATCATCATCATCGGCGTGGTGCTTGGCTCCATCTACATGGGCATCACCGGCATCACCGAGGCTGCTGGAATGGGGGCCGTTGCGGTTCTGGTCATGTCCGCCTTCCGTGGTGAGGCATCGTTTGATCTGGTCTGGGACTCGCTGATGCGGACGCTGAAATCCACCGGCACAATTATCTGGGTCACCATCGGTGCTGCGGCGCTCGCCGGGGCCTACACCATCGCGGGCGGCCCTGTCTTCGTGGCGGATCTCGTGGTCGGCTCTGACCTTCCTAGCATGGGGATCATCTTGCTGATGATGCTGATCCTGCTGTTCATGGGCGCCTTCATGGATTGGGTCGGCATCGTGCTGCTGATCATCCCGGTGTTCCTGCCCATCGTGCAGCGCCTGCCGATCGAGGATATCGGTCTGCTGGGCGATTTGAACCCGCGCCATGTAGCGATCTGGTTCGGCGTTGTGTTCTGTATGAACATGCAGGTCAGCTTCTTGTCACCGCCCTTTGGTCCCGCCGCGTTCTATCTGAAATCGGTGGCACCGGCGCATATTTCGCTGACAGACATTTTCAAAGGCTTCCTGCCCTTCATTGGCATCCAGTTGGTGGCGCTGTCTGTGCTGCTGATCTACCCGCCTATCGTTTCGATCTTGCTGCCATAG
- a CDS encoding phytanoyl-CoA dioxygenase family protein, with product MLSADQIAAFNRDGYLVVPDVVPQETLDRVRAEYAALLDALYASWNLLEAASFEQKLITAYRAGHDWFQPMDISLPGDRIAADTPMHFGPAVFEMATHPRLLDLVEDLIGPEITSNPIQHVRIKPPATDLKSDEVRAHITSTDWHQDRAVGLEEADETDMITVWLAVTDATIENGCLKVQPFNGPQDILPHCPKKQTAIADAFIDEEGAVPLPVKSGGAVLFHPLVPHASLPNVSQGIRWSFDLRFNKTGQPTGRSHFPDFVARSRAHPETELHDWQAWRSMWEDARARLAASPHIDIHRWTSDAPYCA from the coding sequence ATGCTCAGCGCAGACCAGATCGCCGCGTTCAACAGGGACGGTTATCTGGTCGTCCCTGACGTTGTGCCGCAAGAGACGCTTGATCGGGTGCGCGCCGAATATGCAGCGCTTTTGGATGCGCTCTATGCATCATGGAATTTGCTAGAGGCGGCAAGCTTCGAGCAAAAGCTCATCACCGCCTATCGCGCGGGCCATGACTGGTTTCAACCGATGGACATCTCGCTGCCGGGGGACCGCATAGCGGCAGACACGCCCATGCATTTTGGCCCTGCTGTGTTCGAAATGGCCACGCATCCCCGCCTGCTGGACTTGGTCGAGGATTTGATCGGGCCGGAGATTACCTCCAACCCGATCCAGCATGTGCGCATCAAACCACCCGCGACTGATCTCAAGTCAGACGAGGTGCGCGCGCATATCACCTCTACCGACTGGCATCAGGATCGCGCCGTCGGGCTGGAGGAGGCGGATGAAACCGACATGATCACCGTCTGGCTCGCCGTCACAGATGCCACCATTGAGAACGGCTGCCTGAAAGTGCAGCCCTTCAACGGCCCGCAAGACATCCTGCCCCATTGCCCGAAAAAGCAAACTGCCATCGCCGACGCGTTCATCGACGAGGAGGGCGCGGTGCCCTTGCCGGTCAAATCCGGCGGCGCCGTGCTGTTTCACCCGCTCGTCCCCCACGCCTCTTTGCCGAATGTATCGCAAGGCATCCGTTGGTCGTTCGATCTGCGGTTTAACAAGACTGGCCAGCCCACAGGCCGCAGCCATTTCCCCGATTTCGTCGCCCGCTCGAGGGCACATCCCGAAACCGAGTTGCATGACTGGCAAGCATGGCGCAGCATGTGGGAAGACGCCCGCGCACGCCTCGCCGCGTCACCGCATATCGACATTCACCGCTGGACCTCTGACGCGCCATATTGCGCTTAG